The following nucleotide sequence is from Cicer arietinum cultivar CDC Frontier isolate Library 1 chromosome 2, Cicar.CDCFrontier_v2.0, whole genome shotgun sequence.
GGAATCATgatcaagaaagaaaaaataacacatGTGAGTATTAATTCAAATCGAACAACAAGGGAATTGCAGTCCAAGTAAGGACAATTTACTATCTCAGATACAACTATTTGAAGATAGTCGAGGGTCTTTAATTTTCAAAGAGCTATGGATGATAGGATTTAGGTCTTGATATTTAGTCTATAAATATCTATTGTAgttatcattttaaatatcatCAATCAATTAAAGATAATCGAGGAACAAAGTTCATACCTTAGCATAATCATTTGAAACAATAAAGAATCACTTGATGAGAACTTTTTAGCTAACTCTGTAGCTAAGTTTCAAATTCACAAACACATTTCATCCATAGATACTCTTACAAGGATATCAATGATGATGAAACACATAAAATGTGACTTTGAATGGAACTAATCTAATTCTTCTAATTAGTGCAAAAAAtgtttgttataaaatatattttcttttttttataaacgaAGGTATTTTTTATCCACTtctattcatttaaataatgtttttctACATAGaactttttcttaattttttttttatctctaacaacatGACTTCAATGCTATGTTTGATAGGAAAAGAAAGTGAGAATAAAGAAAGCAAGTGAGAGAAAATGTTTGTGGAAAGAAAGTtagtagaaagaaaaatattcttttaattttttaatacgAGTGAAAgtatataaaagaaaagaaaacctttaatttaatgattaattttaataaaaatgtatctCTCTTTTTTATGGAAGGCCCACTTTAAaccttttctctcttttcctTCGGAGAGATGATAGCTTTTATCTTTGGATAGTTTTCTTTTGATTCTTAATTGGAAGAAACCAAacagtgaaaaaaaaattgaagtttgaGTTTTCTTTCATAGCCCTATCATTCCTCTATCTTTGACTGGTTTCAAACATAGTATTAAAGTATTGTTGTCTCTCAATAATATTATGTTACATAAAAAAACTTTGAAATGTATctccatttaaaattttaaaatattaaatatataaattatcttttttatatattcaacattttatttattatttatttatgtgaaaCTAACTTTTCTCATAGTTGAATTCTAACAATTATTTCAATCCCTCTTATTTGACATAAGATAATTAAGTCACAAATTGGTGATGCTACACAAGTAAATATCTCTAGAAAAGCAAGACTTGAATATTTATTATTACGAACTTTGCTAAGTCAAAAAAGATAATCgcgtgaaagaaaaaaagtgataAAGCAAAAGTAAACgcgataagaaaaaaaaaaaaaagaagattgaTTTATAAGAAGTGCACTTCAAAGATGACTTGGTCAGTCAATTGAATAATACAGAAACAGAGTCAATGATTTGACCAAAGTGAGTAAGTAATATGGATCTCTCATTCACACAATGACTTCATCAATTCACTTCATTGGGGTGATTTTAATTTCCAATAAAGTAATATAGATGTGGAGTATAAAAAATAggcccattttttttttttatgttatgaaATTTAATTCTTTATATGATACTATATTAAATTTGGGTTGAATTTAACTCATCTGAACAAAATTGACATGTAACATGAAGActcttaatttataaatatttgttcaaCTTTCTCTTATTtaatgtgaaattttttaagagaagaatatttgtttgatatgattataaataaataattttttgacataCTCgcacaaataaataaagataaaagaataaaatgacgtatatttttaacataattaaattatatatatttttgtgtaagtgtgcttaaatactatttatttagaATTTGACTATtgtaaagtaaataatttactttaaataataaAGATGACTAATAATCATTATTCACTTATTTTACCAACTTCTCGCTCGAGATAAGTCAAATCAATTTATAAACCTAAATAAATATGTCTTCTTGTACTTGAGGTCGATTTTTAAgtagaatatttttttgtcatatTTAACTAAACTTTAAGTCAAACtacaaattaattatctttaaaaattgaggaaatatgaaattattattaattaactaaGTTAGCAATATTAACCGTTTTACAAccaatttattcaattatatcaCTTGAAATTATGATTACACTCTTACCattgaattgaaattttctATAAGAGATATCATTAGTTAGAGACTACAAGGAAATGCAACTATCACTTTTTTATTATTGGTTCACTGGCAACTCCAAGaatcatcaaaatcaaatttagaTAACAgaactaaaaaaattgatttaactaAATCACTAAATTAAATTACACAAATGATTCCATTGAGAACTATGCAACATACTAATTATCATGCTTGATACCTAATAAAGTCCATATAGAACATTTTGAGACTTCATTAGTATCATTGCTACATTGAATGAGATATGATCGAAAAATGTGTTTATAAGACAGACAGAGACATCTTTCACTTTACAAATCAGTATCAGAGTCTATTCAAGATTTGTATCACTGATTCTAAGAGTCGTTGGTACAAAAACACGCGTATCTGGTTTTTTTTCAAGGATTGGTGAACCATTACCTGAGCAACAACTGTTACTAGAAGTTGAAGAAGGTGAAATGCAACCATTTGAACTAATTGAAACTGTTCCATTTCCATGCCAATATGATCCATGAACAAATTGCAATGGAATGTTTGGTGTCAAAATGTTCTTAACTGCGACCATCGGCGCGTGACACCACTGCATTGAAGATTGAGCAATGGAACTAGCATTGTTCCAACTTTGATTCAATGGAACCATCCATTGAGATGCAGGGTAACTCTGCAATGAATTTGATCTATTATATTCGGATTCGGATAATTCGTTTCCTCGAGTATAACCATTCGATATCGAAGATACACATAAGGATGACTCTTCCTCTTCGCGAAAAGAAGTATCATGACCAAATTGACCAAATTTCAAGACAATACTTTTATCCGTCGAGACATTTTGATATCTAGAAGTGTTCTCGATATCTAAACGCTCGATCGGATTTCCATTGGAAGTTGCTATTATGTGACGATATTGAGAAGCTATGTGTTTGTTCTTTCGTCTTCCAGAACCAACAGGAACACTTCTCATTGTTCCACCGGCGGTCCAATATCTATGACAGTTTCTACAAAAATGTCGTGGTTGATTGACATTATAATTATTGAAATAACAGAATTTCGTGTCGAAACTGTTGCATCTTGGACATTGAACAATCTTGTCAGGTTTTTTAAGGACTTTTTCTTGATCAGTGTTGCTAGTCtcctttttttcttccaaaGGGATGGAATTATTAACTTTTGATGAAGTTTTTGATTTCTCATAGTTTTCTGTGTGGAAAATTTCAACTCCTGTATGCTTTGTGTTACTGCAAGAATTCTATAAAATGTGAAGCATAATCAGTGACACAAATTTGAgaataaacaaaaatcaaagaGTATAATCAATTAGTCATTATGTTATGTTCATTTTCctcaaacaaaaataagataagTATAATCTCAAGTTTCATTGTGAAAAACAACCAAATTTCACcccaaaaaaaatagataagtATCATAAAAAATGAAGCAGATCCAAATTTCACCCCAAAGGAAccaaattttgttatattttgatGTAAAAAGTCAAGCACAAAACAACTTCACAAATTAACCTTAGTCTCAATTATATCAAATTCATGTATGTAAAAATTGTCAACTACAAAGTTTAGACAAAGaataaacaaattttactataattcattgaccaaataattttttgtcatattttatttatctctaaATCGAATTCAAAATATCTAGAATTCATTTGTCTTAAAAATTAGAGTTAAGGAAAAACAAAGTTCAATTCTGAATTTTGTTAccaatgaatattaaaaaaaaaaatcatttagaataaatactcttcaaattttatataatttgaagCTTGCAAAATATTGTAGCAACCCAATACATCTAAGTAAAAAcatacttaattttttaaaataaaaaatgagtatTATTGGATATGAGTATGACAATATTTACCATAGGTGTAGAGTTGGCCTGAATCTGACAACCCTTTTGAGAGGTCGCCGGAATATGATATTCCGGCACCGGAATCTTCTTACCAAAGAGCATGATACTAGAATCTTTAACAAACATGTTGTTGTTTGTTTCAcaattcatttttgttgttgttgttgttgttgttgttgaagttTATGATATGGTTTTaatagagaaagaaagaaagaatagaaagGGAAATAGAGAAAGTGTTTGTGTAAAAATAAAGTAAGTGGCTTTAATTTGACAGAACTTTTGAAAGGGGAAACTTTGCACTAAAAACAGCCCCACAAAAAGACTTTGAAAATTAAAAGTCACACTGCAAAAAGTACAAAAGAACATGAGCCATCATAGACACAGTAGTACAATTcttttatgcttttttttttatttactttggATGAgatttaacttttctttttggTTCGGATTTTgagataaattaatattttactctaaacaaatatttacaGGAAATATCAAATTTGGTTAtgtttatgatatttttgttattttctatttttttttaaagtttaatgtcTATTTGGTTATTTTCTATTTAagtatgaataaataaaattttaatttaaacttttgtATATCAATGTGTTTGTAACTATTAaggaattatatttatttaataggttattttttatgttattgatACCATAAAATTATACAACTTTCACTCCTAAATATAAATCCTAAATATAAATGCTATGACTTTTTTTTGACATATACTAAGAAAATTAGATAGTgaattttatctgtcaattatattaattgatgTTTCAAacatacttatatatatatatatatatgaatgtatttgatttcatttattgatttctaaggtaagtataaataaaatatatgttttaaaaaataattagtgcATTTGATAATTTGAAATAGCATTTATGTTTAGGGATTTactatattttacaaataatacttataattaaatacagatacaatataaaaaatggtaaaatattaattaggaTCGTTTTTCTTTTGATATAGATATTATAATGATATGAATTTAATaatgtcaaaaatatatttaaagttgagtgaataatatattaaaagatgCATCTAATTATagatttaaatagaaaaatgaaCTTGATTATCATTTTATAAGCTAAAATCTTAAATATTTGTTGTCCATGTGGTTCTCACTAATTTAAAAGGTGTGATTTGtgatatgtaaaaaataattattttttttctttcccttttcaaTTTTCACACGGCCTTTTAGATTTATATATGTAAAGAAAAAGTTCCATTTACTCAAAGAAATGAAAAGTGTTTTGGTttgtcaaaaacaaaagaagaaaagtgttttgattaaaagaaaagtgttgttctttttctttttataatctTTAACATGAAAGTGTCACCACAGTTGAAAACTTGAAATTGAAACATTGGACCGTACACAATTGAATAAAAAtgctttaactttttttaaagaaaaaaaaaggccTTCATTGAAACATTGGACCATAtacaattaaatacaaatacctTCCCCTACTagaccaaaataataataataataataccttCCATTAATTGcacccaaaaaaataaattctattactGGTTTATTCTTTTTTAGTCTTGCTAATGAATTCCTTAacaataacttttaaatttttaaaatattgaatatattattttcagtacaccttaaataaattattttatatttaaatttttaagaagtgaacatagatattaattattatttgtcttttttaattgcttttaaatatgattgattatatgTCTAATCTTGGTTACTGAGCCTAAGTTCAAGTGAAGTGACACTAACATGGAaaagtataatatattttatcattctaatagtttattttatggtacgtttgaattatgatttttaagCTTAGTTCGTTTATAAAGTCATAGTGTTTGAGAAACAAAAgcttgaaattttattttaaacgtACATTAGTTCAATTGCTTTTGCACGCAGAAacaaatatatgtttaatttcacaacatttatattgtaaaaagcaaaaaaaaagaTCCACCATAAATTACAATATAGAAGTAgtctattttagaatattatattCACTAAAACAAATGGTATTAGACCTACAAATACTTAGACATACCACTTAATCTTTTTGAAAACTTGATTAGTAGATGTGGATATGAGGTGATTATATTAACatctttatttaataaaatgagtAGTTAAGGATAAATATTCATATGTGTTGTTAAGTTCAATTTAAACtattacattttaattatgGTATCATTAACGTCGTCTTATAAGGTGACATAGTGTCATATGAtctataataaattaatgttcGAATAACTAGAAACTTATGTTATTACTCGCCCTTAGGACTTAACTATGACCCATTATGCATCGGTATGacaaaaatacaagaaaaataaataatagtgtctaaaaaattacttttttcaatcatttttataaaaaataattagatcaacaaaaattagtgtatttgaattgtttaaatacattaaattttgttgtttcgGTTGttctttatgttaatttcatatatattaagaaattactataaataaaaaaaagaaataataaatttttaaaatagttttatttattaattgttttattttccaCTATCATATATGCAAAGTACTAAAGTATATGCTTTGGGAATAATGCTTtggaaaaagtaattaattttacattgtaaactaaaaaattatatttattttaagacaattttatgttaaaatagtatttattgtgagattaagaaaatatataaataaaaaagtattatatAACAATTCTtatgaatatataaaatatcaaatgagTTAAAGATGTGTATGTTGTCAAGGGAAGAGATTCATATTTGTCCTTTAAACATGTTGAGTTCAAGGTAAAATAACATGttgtacttttatttttatttttaatgaaattcattcattttttaaaataattaattttgttttcctACTTCTCTTCTATTTGTGTTATGctaaacaatatatttaaaatacttttttttcatatttttattccttcaccgcattaatattttaaaaataaaagtaataaaaaaattagttagtCTGGGGTGGTGACAGGTGGCAGATGAGTCATGAAAAAGGTAAAAAATAAGAGCCAAGAGATATAGTAGTGGCTAAGGACGGTGCTGACgtaagaaagagaaagagaaagaaaaaaaggacaGATTCGCTTTTTACGCCGCCATCAATGTCTTTCACAGATTGCTGCTCAACACATATTGGGTGGGCCCTATGTACTTGTCTTCATTTAATGCTGTTTGGTAAACACTGTTACTTTCAATTTTTGCTTTAACTTTAGCTTTtttatttcaaagaaaaattaataaaaaacaaatatataattgtcaattcaactaaattaaattttttagacaATATTTATTCTACTAATTTCAATATTTGTGTGTTCCGTTAGGTGTTATTGATAGAGCGATTGTTATTAAGTATCACTTTTATAGTggtttatcatattttaattttttaaaactatttataaatttaatgattttgtcgataatttataaaaatataaattaatgataattttaaatagtaaaaaattgataaaataaataaatattttatttaaaattcaaataactttaaataagttattgttttaatcataaaaatgatgataatttttaacttgaattaagtttaattataatgaacaatttatttaatagaaaaatcaagtttttatattatatatatatatataaatataatatatgaacaactaataataaataattttaattttaatttaattttttgcattttgttgacttttatttttaaacaattcaaatatctaaaacttttttaaattctGTTAACTTATgcttttttaaaatgtcattaattattaataaaattttacatcACTTTTAAACATTATTTCGCAATAGaacactaatatatatatattttttttactttttttaattcagTTGAAAGTTTgtttttcattattaattttaccaataataaaaagaaaaaaaaatatatatctttgtAAAGTGATCAattatgtgtattttttaaaacaataaaatattgatataattgtttttatatttttagaaatacgcttattataattaacattttatgtagtctttattattataattactttaaaaatattgcATCTTCTTATGAACAAgttcaaacaaataaaatatagatctaaatgtttttttttaaatttaacttttagtcattttttataaactcGATTTTTATGTCTCCTGTataaaaattgttgaattttttcTGAAAGGGATAacaaaatatcaacaattttttaaaaaaaggactGAAAAACTGAATTCAgacagaaaaaataaataaatttaaacaaaatataaagactaaaaatacatttaaagtttagaatatttaaaaaaaattgaaaacaagcatattttcaaaaaagtaaacaagctcttaattttaaatatttcaactaTATCACTTGttttactttctttttaattgtattttaatatCTTAACTTTTAAAAgtgttaattaaattttttaaggtGAGATTTTGTTGACCGTAAAAGTAACTACATGATGagttatttcaattaataacttaatatcACTTATGAATTTCAACAATTTACCCGCTAAATCAAAAGTTATTCTCTAATATATTAActttacaaatttttataaaattttaaaattatttgacatttcattaaataatttcaaatgaacgtttaaaaaacttttaaaaaatataagtaaatattaatgGCTAAATTGcataacaataaattttaaatttatacaaaACTTTGTATAtttgatcattaatatattGTGTCAATAATCAACAGTTGAATTAAGGaaattcattattaatattgaattattaGATAAAGTAAATCACCGTACTTCCATATATGATAAAATGCTAGATAATGATAGTATATGATAATAACAAGATAATGTATTACTCTATTTTACTTTTGATGTGgatattataacaaataaaataatattattttattagtcatattttttatttgattgaaaaaaGTCAGTAAATCAATCAATAATCATTATAAAATAGCTTACTACACTTTCAAatattatacattaaaaaaaatattaaaaaattaattaaattattttatatttaataatttattaacactactaactaaataatttaatatttaaaaaaaatcaataataaacaaataattatactttatttattagagaagcttaatatatatatatatatatattatgtaaaccGAAAAATctgttgtaaaaaatatataattagttttaaaaatttaattaatattcatatttttaattttaaataataatttattagattatatCAAATATCAGCACTACCCTTATCATAAAATCAtacctattttttaaaattaataactaatatttatttttaaatttaatataaaattatattgattttttaattcatatttatatttaattatattttaaattaaattttagaaaagtgATTGAGTTAAATTATTGTCATTATCATATTCTGTTGATTTCTAACTAAgctcaaattcaaaataagaattttaacTAGAAAAACAAGATACGATAGTGTTCAAGAatacattattatattatattgattcgTCAAACActagattaaaatatgatatgataattaTATCTTATCATATATCTTATTTTGTCCATCAAACAAACCTTAATTGTATTTATCGTATAAACCATAATTTATTCTATTTACATTTTGAAGGTTTTGTTAGATTAATTATTGAATGAATCAATTATATATGGATCAAAAATTAACAACTATGtaaaattattcttaaagaaCGAGGGTAATTCACTGCTCATTCTTCCTTTCTTTTCGGTCTCACAAGGTACGTCGTTCAGGTTTATCTCCTTAAATGCAGATATGCTATAATTTGTGTctataattattctaaaattcTAATTCTAACTGGTTTCTCTTGGTTAGCCGACACCTGTCATTCAAAATAATGTAGGTTCTCTCTTCTTATTTATCCATTATAGAAGGATGACTTATGACCATTTTTTGGTCCGAAATCATCCATCCAAATTTTATCTGGATGAGAAATttctatataattttaattattccattatatttttatgtgattttgtTGTTAGAATACAATATTGTTTTGTTTCGTCATATTAGTGTGATGCTTTTtgatttttcctttttattgtAGCGCTCATTTGATTTAGATTGACAAAACAAGTTCATCAATTACAAATTTCAATCAATGACTTCGACAACGGTACATATCTAAAGAGATGAGTATTTTAAACACttgaattttttcatatttataaacaTGTTGCGGTTTTATGATATGTTGtcaatattatactattaattaatcacaattgtcaaataattaaagacgtttgatttttattataacaacttctaAAATTATGCATATAGTTGATTATGATTAATtgataatgtaaatttttttatattgacaatgacatttaaaaattaggatttaaaaacaaaataggatcaaatataaaatttaaaataaaaaccactttaattatttttctattatatgaTAGACTTTAGTTGTtacaattaaaacaaaacagttTTAATTTTGCATTGAATATCCAATGCTACTACTTATTACAACATCTTTTCTTCATTATATTTAGGGATGACAATTAGACTCATACCCAGTGGGTACCCGcaaaaaaaaaacccacaatGGGTAGGGTAAAAACCCGCATAATGGGTATGGACATGAGGACGGGTAATTATCCATAAAATTAAACGGGTACTTGTGCgggtacgggtactatagtactcaCTCCGTCCCGCACCcgcatttatataaatatattatttatttatttagttatttatttatttattatattagtgtttagtttaattaattgttttcttttatgttttaatatcattggaccattacaatatttataattgaaacataaacgttttggaatttttttaagaatctgattatgataaataggtaaataattgtgatcttacaactaatagttatatcttattaatcgtgactttataattatacttgcaactttgtatcaattatctcagATAATATTGTCATATGAGTTGcaacttcacaaaatattattatgaatatttaaatatgtattgtaacgagtgttcatttgaaatgttttgagttagaaaatattttggtttataatattttatgattgaatttaagatatttgaataatttttaaatttaatcacaataatatcatttatttatcgaatttttttagttaaagtgtggGTAACGAGTATGGGTACGGACACCTAAGTACCTAGAGAGTAAGAGTACGGGTATTAAAGTATACCCAAGAGGGTACGAGCACgtgtagtatttttttaaaatcgcGGGTATGGGGACGcgtactatagtaccctacccaaacCCTACCTATTACTATCCCTAATTATATTCGATATAGGATTCCTTTTTACCACTTTAGTTAAAGTATAATGTTTGTGTTATTacgttgattttttttttttttttttcatcttgaTTTTTTGTTGAGTTTTTCAAGTAAAATTTTTAATACTGCAGTGTTgttcatatttatttagttttggtctgatcttcaaattatttattttctactttttattttattaaatttatcaaggcattacaaataataaacataattttagagTGACAAcgtaattaaaatatcaattctATGATTAGATGTCTTTCTCCACGAAAAACTTGGAAAACAAAAGGACTTTTGAACCGCGGAAAGATGCCAAATGAGTCATTGTTAAGaactttttaaaaagaattcaTTTTACACGCAATTTGTTTTTGTAGGTTTGTTGTGTGGCATGTGGTGTTGTTAGTGTCATTGatattatgtttctttttaattagtGTTTGTTGGTGAAGTTTCATTCTCACTTGCTAACTGGTTTTTGTACTTATATATACCATTAAGGTCCCTCTATTTGTATTACAACTTGCAATTTAAGGTTCCATCATTTCATCACATTAGTCTTAACTCCCTCCCTTatgttgcaaataaataaaaaatattaaattaaatttattaagtattgGTGTATTTACTTTTATGCAAAAATAGCTTATATTAACTTGAAAATGATATTcatacaatattaattagtaAATGGACTCTAAAATTATGACACTCATAATGGGAGGGGATACTATTGAAGAATTTAACTGCAACTAATAGGTTcttattgtatttgattttttgaaCAAGGTAAATCaatgttttgaaaaattagATAAAGAAATGATATTATATTGTTTTGAATAGGTTCTTATTgtattcataaatttaaaattgtttataattcataaatcaaaatacaaactcctaaatataagtaaaaaaaatgaaaaaattagaacaaaattcaatataaaaGTAAGTCATACATACAATTTCATCTATTTCTGACCAAGAAAAACTTAGCCAACGTAAAAAATAGGACAACCCAATTAAAGAGGATGAAAGTTAT
It contains:
- the LOC101489791 gene encoding uncharacterized protein, which gives rise to MNCETNNNMFVKDSSIMLFGKKIPVPEYHIPATSQKGCQIQANSTPMNSCSNTKHTGVEIFHTENYEKSKTSSKVNNSIPLEEKKETSNTDQEKVLKKPDKIVQCPRCNSFDTKFCYFNNYNVNQPRHFCRNCHRYWTAGGTMRSVPVGSGRRKNKHIASQYRHIIATSNGNPIERLDIENTSRYQNVSTDKSIVLKFGQFGHDTSFREEEESSLCVSSISNGYTRGNELSESEYNRSNSLQSYPASQWMVPLNQSWNNASSIAQSSMQWCHAPMVAVKNILTPNIPLQFVHGSYWHGNGTVSISSNGCISPSSTSSNSCCSGNGSPILEKKPDTRVFVPTTLRISDTNLE